The DNA window CCTGTCTGTGGAGCTTGCGCTGCTGCCAATGTCCCCTGTGTACCTTCAGATCGCCTCGTTGTCAGACAAGACAGGGAGTGTGAATGTGACTATCTCAGAGGTCAAGTAGAGCGTCTAAAAGATCGCGTCAATGAACTGCAGACCCGGTTGACGATGCAATCGAGACTTCCCTCGGAAGCACTATCCCAAGACACCATGCAGTTGCGTCCCATTGAACGACTAGAACCAGATGGATCTGTGGCAAGTCTTGAAAGAGGCTATGTTGGACGAATGCTTCTTCCCACGTTCCGAGGAGCGAATGCCAATGGATCTTCCGAGACTGGTTTCAGGAGTGGCCCTTGGCAGTTGTGGAGTGGACTTTCTGCTAGCGACACGCCTCCGACTGCCACGTCAAACACGTTCAACCTCCATCGCGATGGAGTTGGATTGATAGACGTGTTTTTCGATCGCAGATGGCCGCAGTATCCCGTTATTCACCGACCAACATTTATGGAACAGCACTATATTCCCTACTGCAACGGACAGACGCGAAACAGACTATCTACGTTTGAAGTACATATGATTCTCGCGATAGGAGCTTCGGAAAAAGCGCGTAGTAGTTCGGATGCACCCGTTTCTCACGAATACTTCTTTGAAGCTGCGGTGAGAGATCTTGACGCTGTTCTGGCAGCTGAGGATATTGATTGTGTGCGGTGTCTTTCTCTGCTTTGTCTGTACGGAAGTAATGAACCTCAGTCTGTCAATTTGTGGTACACCGTTGGTATGGCTTTGAGGCTTGCGGTTGGCATCGAGATGCACAGAGAAGAGAGTCTGTCGCAGAGATCCCTTTTGGACGCGGAAATGCGAAAGAGACTTTTCTGGAGTCTGTACACGATGGATCGAAGCGTGTCGATATCTCTCGGTCGACCACTCGGAATCCAAGACGCAGACATAACTGTCCCCTTTCCTCTTATTCTTTCCGATGAACAACTCGCCGGCCCGCCAGACCGCGCTATTCCCAATATTCTCCCTGATGTCCGAGACATGTCAGCCTTTCGCCACATCGTGGAACTTCGCCAGATCAACGGAGGAATTTATTCGGCTCTTCATTCAGCTGGAGGTGCAAACTTGGAGAGCGCCAACCTCGACGCCATCCGCCACCAGCACTACACTCGTCTCAACGCGTGGCTTCTGTCCGCTCCGAGATATCTCGCTCCGCTGTCAATGTATCAGACACCTGAGTGGTTTCAGATTGCGTACCACCTAGCTGTTATCAATCTCCACCGCCCGTCACACGCTTCTCCCGTTAGCAGCGCCGACGCGATTCGGCTTTGCGCTGATTCATCGATAAGTTTGATCAGTTGCTACAACGCGCTGTATgccaagaacaagatcaTATACACTTTTGTGGCGCTTGATTCTTTGTTTTTGGCAGCTGTCACCATGTTGCATTCCATCCGTGCGAGTTCTATTGTTCGCCACGAATTGACTCGGGAGGTGGTAGAGTCTAATATTGAGACATGTGTGAGACTCTTGTCCAAGATATCACACGGCAAGACAGTCGGAGAGCGAAGCATACAGATTGTTCGAAGGCTGGGAAATGCGACGCTGGCGGTTTTTGATAATAGTTCATATGCCGAGGCTGATATTGATACAGAGTTTATGTCGTGGTTTGGTGTCAAAAGCCAGAACCCAGTGAGGCTGGAGTATCCTACGCCAACTATTGATACTGCGTGGAATGATTTGTTTGAGCATGGGTATGACTTGACTAGTTTCCAAAATGGCCATCTGCTCTTATAGTTGCCCAAGGTTTAGCTATATACGACCTAATATTATACTCCAAATAGGATCAAGTCACGTATTAGTTTTGTCTCATACATCAAATGGCCAATATTTCTGACCCCTAGTATTCTTATGTGTGAGCAGGGATGGCATACGTATGGGGCCGAGACATCCGGCACTTGGCGTCCCAAACAATAAAAGCATATGAATGTCTAAGCCAGGACGGGATGAAATATTGGTGGCTGCATCCATGTGAAGACTAGAAATGAGACAGGCATATGCCGGCTAAACATGTGCGGGGACGTCAAGTCAAACGTAGACATTCGCCAAATGTTGCAAGTGCAATGCCATTTCACCAGATACAAAGTTC is part of the Fusarium poae strain DAOMC 252244 chromosome 4, whole genome shotgun sequence genome and encodes:
- a CDS encoding hypothetical protein (TransMembrane:1 (o474-492i)) codes for the protein MSATDDGELPACDGIHPVCGACAAANVPCVPSDRLVVRQDRECECDYLRGQVERLKDRVNELQTRLTMQSRLPSEALSQDTMQLRPIERLEPDGSVASLERGYVGRMLLPTFRGANANGSSETGFRSGPWQLWSGLSASDTPPTATSNTFNLHRDGVGLIDVFFDRRWPQYPVIHRPTFMEQHYIPYCNGQTRNRLSTFEVHMILAIGASEKARSSSDAPVSHEYFFEAAVRDLDAVLAAEDIDCVRCLSLLCLYGSNEPQSVNLWYTVGMALRLAVGIEMHREESLSQRSLLDAEMRKRLFWSLYTMDRSVSISLGRPLGIQDADITVPFPLILSDEQLAGPPDRAIPNILPDVRDMSAFRHIVELRQINGGIYSALHSAGGANLESANLDAIRHQHYTRLNAWLLSAPRYLAPLSMYQTPEWFQIAYHLAVINLHRPSHASPVSSADAIRLCADSSISLISCYNALYAKNKIIYTFVALDSLFLAAVTMLHSIRASSIVRHELTREVVESNIETCVRLLSKISHGKTVGERSIQIVRRLGNATLAVFDNSSYAEADIDTEFMSWFGVKSQNPVRLEYPTPTIDTAWNDLFEHGYDLTSFQNGHLLL